One segment of Enterococcus saigonensis DNA contains the following:
- a CDS encoding GTP-binding protein translates to MKKIINVGIVAHVDAGKTSLTESLYSRTHENYKQGSIKKGDTITDTLDLEKERGITIKTASVSLEWCQTKINLVDMPGHIEFYGEVVRSLNVIDIAVLVVSSLGELPTQTRRIFDTLQEAKIPTIFFLNKIDIETARPEYLISEIKNKLTSHLVLVESLFSQESRDTLIENSPYLLEKFMNDVLISEIELKNELNQRTLMNESYPLILGSAVTGEGIDTLLNLLGSFDLVDKSKDNLSAYLYKITFMNGQKQAYFRLLSGEISKNQTYLLNNQEEKKLPRFLVLQDNQFVEANSIQTGDIFMFPKCKELKIQDFLGEPLTNELSLPSPSLKITFQVGEEERMTLLDLLTELSEEDPLLDFSIDKETSEISMKIFGRVQREYLEETIRRRYSFKTLKLSLPTIVYKEIIEEIGIGTIDVDESLNPYWATMTLKVEPSNLSGIQFDSLVTTGYLKQSFQNAIKDSVFSSTKTGLYDFELTNVKVTLTDAEFFSPVSTPSEFRKLTPYALYKALLNSKTVIVEPVVEIDVSANKDYLGKAISELGKLEGNVLNVSEVEDEFNLIAKLPQSLFLIFEEKSNELFNGQAYIKNKIVSYQEVVDKSLYQQGKVDRIKSLLIKGKE, encoded by the coding sequence ATGAAAAAAATTATTAATGTAGGAATTGTCGCTCATGTAGACGCTGGAAAAACATCTTTAACAGAAAGTTTGTATAGTAGAACCCATGAAAATTATAAGCAAGGAAGTATTAAGAAGGGTGATACTATTACTGATACCCTTGATTTAGAGAAAGAAAGAGGCATTACAATAAAAACAGCTTCTGTTTCTTTAGAGTGGTGTCAAACAAAAATAAATTTGGTTGATATGCCTGGACATATTGAATTTTATGGTGAAGTAGTGAGGTCACTAAACGTTATTGATATAGCTGTTTTAGTCGTTTCAAGTTTAGGAGAACTCCCAACTCAAACAAGAAGGATTTTTGATACATTACAAGAAGCCAAGATACCGACTATCTTTTTCTTAAATAAAATAGATATAGAAACAGCAAGACCAGAATATCTGATTTCTGAAATCAAGAATAAATTGACGAGTCATCTTGTTCTAGTAGAATCCTTGTTTAGTCAAGAAAGTAGAGATACTTTAATCGAAAACAGTCCTTATCTACTTGAAAAGTTTATGAATGATGTATTAATAAGTGAAATAGAGCTAAAAAATGAGTTGAACCAACGAACTTTAATGAATGAAAGTTATCCTTTAATTTTAGGTTCGGCTGTGACAGGAGAAGGGATAGATACTTTATTAAATTTATTAGGTAGCTTTGATTTAGTTGATAAAAGTAAGGATAATTTATCTGCATATTTATATAAAATTACTTTTATGAATGGTCAAAAACAAGCTTATTTTAGATTACTATCCGGTGAAATAAGTAAGAACCAAACTTATTTGTTAAATAATCAAGAAGAAAAGAAGCTACCACGTTTTTTAGTATTACAAGACAACCAATTTGTAGAAGCAAATAGTATTCAAACAGGAGATATTTTTATGTTTCCAAAATGTAAAGAATTAAAGATTCAAGATTTCTTAGGAGAACCTTTAACTAATGAGCTATCTTTACCTAGCCCAAGTTTAAAAATCACTTTCCAAGTTGGGGAAGAAGAGAGAATGACGTTACTAGACTTATTAACTGAATTATCAGAAGAAGATCCATTACTTGATTTCTCAATTGATAAAGAAACTTCAGAAATCTCAATGAAAATTTTTGGTCGAGTTCAACGAGAATACTTAGAAGAAACTATACGCAGACGTTACTCTTTTAAGACGCTTAAATTATCATTACCAACAATTGTTTATAAAGAAATTATAGAAGAAATAGGAATAGGCACAATTGATGTAGATGAATCACTTAATCCCTATTGGGCAACGATGACCTTGAAAGTTGAACCGAGTAACCTATCAGGCATTCAATTTGATAGTTTAGTGACAACAGGTTATCTGAAACAGTCATTTCAAAATGCTATTAAAGATAGTGTGTTTAGTTCAACTAAAACAGGTCTTTATGATTTTGAATTAACCAATGTAAAAGTAACGTTGACAGATGCTGAATTTTTTAGTCCAGTCAGTACACCATCTGAATTTAGAAAGTTAACACCATATGCATTGTATAAAGCATTGTTAAATTCTAAAACAGTCATTGTAGAACCAGTAGTAGAGATAGATGTATCTGCAAATAAAGATTATTTAGGGAAGGCTATTAGTGAACTCGGAAAATTAGAGGGAAATGTCTTAAATGTATCAGAGGTAGAAGATGAATTTAATTTAATTGCAAAGTTACCTCAATCTTTATTTTTAATATTTGAAGAAAAGAGTAATGAACTATTTAATGGACAAGCCTATATAAAAAATAAAATTGTATCTTATCAAGAAGTGGTAGATAAAAGTTTATATCAACAAGGAAAAGTTGATAGGATAAAATCTTTATTAATTAAAGGGAAAGAGTGA